The Candidatus Kaelpia imicola genome includes a region encoding these proteins:
- a CDS encoding DUF3024 domain-containing protein, translating into MDIGRRKRFYSQNRGSVSRINMAYSDRYSLVKKAAKINLDVDSGYAAFLKLAKENGIAKERLEYYVNAYEAASDSGLRALSYRKRMSEEIRKAALEKINEYLYNKAAPQHRSKIGFLVKTQYNQITLAEKRPLFGDPSRTSCSEFCQMRYTDFDNRWHLYWKRKTGKWWPYVPIKAVYTINNCLREIDEDGWGCFWG; encoded by the coding sequence ATGGATATTGGAAGACGCAAAAGATTTTATTCTCAAAATAGAGGAAGTGTTAGCAGAATAAATATGGCCTATTCTGATAGATATTCTTTGGTCAAGAAAGCCGCGAAGATAAATTTGGATGTAGATAGCGGTTACGCCGCATTTCTAAAGCTCGCAAAAGAAAACGGTATTGCGAAGGAGCGTTTAGAATATTATGTGAACGCTTATGAGGCAGCTAGTGATTCAGGGTTGCGCGCGTTATCCTATCGGAAAAGAATGTCTGAAGAGATACGCAAAGCCGCCTTAGAAAAAATTAACGAATATCTTTATAACAAGGCGGCTCCCCAGCACCGTTCGAAAATCGGATTTCTTGTTAAGACGCAGTATAATCAAATTACTCTCGCGGAAAAGAGGCCGCTTTTCGGAGATCCTTCCAGAACAAGCTGCTCGGAGTTTTGTCAAATGCGATATACGGATTTCGATAATCGTTGGCATCTTTATTGGAAAAGGAAGACCGGCAAATGGTGGCCGTATGTTCCTATAAAGGCCGTTTATACAATAAATAATTGTCTTAGAGAAATAGATGAAGACGGGTGGGGATGTTTTTGGGGATAA